The Mycobacteriales bacterium genome has a window encoding:
- a CDS encoding VOC family protein, which yields MTDSTGTPTTLSNIGVVMFTVADQDAALAFYTEKLGFELRGDMRFGEHDEGRWLEVAPPGSRARLALNPPMGGPPGGSAIGVETTDVLGEHARLKAVGGIDIDPEPMRTPGAPLMFMLRDPDGNHVVVVEAPPAP from the coding sequence ATGACTGATTCCACAGGAACCCCGACAACCCTCTCGAACATCGGCGTGGTCATGTTCACCGTCGCCGATCAGGACGCCGCCCTCGCCTTCTACACCGAGAAGCTCGGCTTCGAGCTTCGGGGCGACATGCGCTTCGGTGAGCACGACGAGGGGCGCTGGCTCGAGGTGGCCCCGCCCGGGTCGCGGGCGCGCCTGGCGCTCAACCCACCGATGGGCGGTCCGCCCGGGGGCAGCGCGATCGGTGTGGAGACAACGGACGTCCTGGGCGAGCACGCCCGACTGAAGGCCGTCGGCGGCATCGATATCGATCCGGAGCCGATGCGCACGCCCGGTGCCCCGCTGATGTTCATGCTGCGCGACCCGGACGGCAACCACGTCGTCGTGGTGGAGGCCCCGCCCGCCCCATAG
- a CDS encoding DUF4242 domain-containing protein, translating into MPKYVIEREIPGAGSLSDEEILGISETSNRVLTGMPDVQWVHSYVVDDKIFCVYVAPDAERIRQHAKEGGFPANAVHEVARTIDPTTGGR; encoded by the coding sequence ATGCCGAAATACGTGATCGAGCGCGAGATCCCCGGCGCCGGGTCCCTGTCCGACGAAGAGATCCTCGGAATCAGCGAGACGAGTAATCGAGTGCTGACGGGAATGCCGGACGTACAATGGGTGCATAGCTACGTGGTCGACGACAAGATCTTCTGCGTCTACGTCGCTCCCGATGCGGAGCGCATCCGTCAGCACGCGAAGGAGGGCGGGTTCCCCGCCAACGCGGTTCATGAGGTCGCCCGCACCATCGACCCCACAACCGGCGGCCGCTAG